From the genome of Labrus mixtus chromosome 17, fLabMix1.1, whole genome shotgun sequence:
CGGCCTTTCTCTGCGTGCAGGCAGTCGGGAAATCTTCAAGTAAATAACGTTAACGGGGGGAGGAACAGTCCGACGGTCCAACGCAACACATCAAAAACTGTGTTGCGCTTCGCCTTAATTATTAATTCTCCTTAACATTTCACAAATATGGGGCAGGAGGATCTCATGAACACAGCCGAAGACGTGGCGGACCAGGTAACTTCAATTTGTAGCGCGACACTTGGTAACcgctgttagcatgttagctgctAACTAGTTTGCCTGAGCTGGGAGTAACGTATTCCGCGTAACATTTTGACGCCTTGTTTTATTGTCTCGACAGCTTTGTGACTTACACCTGTCAGCATACGTGAAGCAAAAGCTCGTTAACGTGTGTGTCACCTCGTATGCCCAAATGGTTcaggtgtttttaaaggtgtcgTGTGTTAAATAGTTCGCATTATGAATTCACTCTTGTCAAAGTGAAACTGACATGTTTGATAACGGACAGCCTTGCGAGACGCGAGCAGGTACAATAATGTAGCACAGGTGTGATATATTAATGTTTATCTCAGTGTCAGAGTAGCCAGACAGTGCCAGTCATTATTGTGAAATCTCTTAAGCTTGGGCTTTAGTGCTTTTGCAACCCAAATGCATGGCACACCTGGTGGCTTGGGGGTGTCAGGTAAGTTAGAGAAAGCTTTCCAATACTACTACATATGGCCTTCTTAGAGCaaccccaccacacacacacacacacacacacctcagccaAAAACTGCATGTGGTTGTGAACCTTCACTTGATTACACaagtcacagcagcagcagttttcCTCATTTCTAGaggatggtttttttttgctgtacttGTGTGACTGTAGTCAGTGGTGTTATCTACAAGAAGTGAGCTGTTATGTTCAGATTTCAAGTTACTCTGCTGGCTTTTGGAAATCCCCAGTGATTTGGTTTGGTTTCCTTGACTTTCCGGCCTCTGAAAAATGAGTGTGTGGTTGATAAGAGGCATGTGTACTTTATCCATGgccttgtgtttgtgcaggacaAACCAAACTTTTGATTTTTGCCATGTCCTTGGGTACATACTGCGCAGGTATAATATCAGTCACGCCGTCATTTGATGCtggttttgtgtatttttaatgcCAGCTGTTGACTGGTCTCCCTACTTCCCCAATCTGATTACGTCTGATTGATTTATACAACTCCTATCTATGAGTGCtgtgtgttgttaaaaaaaagaagaacaccaCAAAGAGAAAGAGCACCTGGAAAATGTGTCCTCATCAGCCTGTCTTTTGGGTAGATGTCACACTCCAGGGGTCTTGAACATTTAACTTACATGTTACCCGACAAAATGGTCTATTTCTAGGCTGTTGCTGCAACCGTGGGCCTTTTTCGGATTGGCTCCAACTCAGTCCATTCATGTCCCACATAGCTGTCGTAGTAGGAGTTGGTGGACTCTGATAGGCTGTCGCGGACTGACAGTGCTGATGTGGACTGGAGAATAGGGCGGGGAAAGGAAGGGGGCGGGTCACTTCACCTCGTGTGTCACTTTAGTGTCTGAGGACCTTTTCATGAATTCTGTTTTTGAGTGCAGAACTAAAGGCAGTGTAATTTCTGTTTAAGCATTCAGCAAATTCTAGCTCTAAATATAATTACAGGCAACTTAAGAGTTGTAACTGGGAGGCACATCGCTGTAAATGTCATGAGATTTGTTTTGCCATCCTACACTTGAATTTTACAAAAAGTGATTCTCTTGAACTTCGCTCAAAACTTCACTGAGTATTcctttttgaagttgaatttccctgatgaccctgatgaaggccacaagtaTAAACACTTCGGTATTTGTTAACAAAGGTGATCTTCATACCACAAGTGccgctggagctttttgacctcttctagcCTTTCCCTCTTTacgcaccttggtagttggtgaagtttaTGCTGGAAAATCCCGCTCTGCTTCTTAAATGGAATTTCCAACATGAAAGACAGTGTAATCTCTTCAGCTTTTTCTCTTGGTATTGTCTTCATATTTCGAGATTTGTATGAGTTTCAGGGGACActggtttttatattttaatgataGCCATACAAGCCACCAAAAGAAAAGTATGTACGTTTTagataaacagaaacaaaccaagaaTGATGAAACAAAACTACTACTCtaaggcaaagaaaaaacataggTACTTTTCAATATTACCGATCATCAAgtggtattgaaaagtaaaATTTGACAGTAGGACTTCCTTTGAAAAACATTCAGGCAAAGTTTATCAATGGCAGCATTTCTACTTTAAATAACAGTTTTAACATTCACTTAGATTAACTCCTGTGATTATACGACTCATGTATTTATTCCTTCCCCTCTAACTGTCAATGTAAACAACATTTAGCAGCAGTGTGATGAtaccttcttttcttctttatctGTCTCAGAATAAGTAGGTCATGATATCAGATTCTATGAAATGTGTGGCCTTGTAAACCACATCCTTTGACTGTTatacaagttgttgtttttaatgtcagatatttacctgtgtttttctctcttatcCGTTGTACAGTTCTTGCGGGTAACCAAACAGTACCTGCCCCACCTGGCACGTCTTTGTCTCATCAGCACCTTCCTGGAAGACGGCATCCGTATGTGGTTCCAGTGGAACGAGCAGAGAGACTACATCGAAGCTACCTGGAGCTGTGGCTACTTCATCGCTACGTGCTTTGTACTGCTTAACCTCATAGGACAGCTGGGTGAGTGAATGGGAGGCTGTGCACGGTTAGGTTAAGGTCAGGACATGGGATGAGCCGGAAATTATGAAATTACATGTCTTTACTATTACTGGATGGTGTGTGACACACATTCTGATTACAACAGTAAGGGGAGTGAGTAGAATGGGTTTTTTGATCCTGAAtttaaaaggtgaaaaaaaaagttagacaTCAGTGTGGAAATATGATTCCTCTAGTAAAACTTTAAATTTAGTCATGTTCCAGGTTTAAAAGCACAGAAACGTTCAAAGTAACAGTTAACTTCACTGTTGTAAACCAGCTTGCTGATAAGAAAGGTCAGGGGAAACTGACTAGATTTGTTCAGGGTAGGAAAAGCTGCCCTCTTGTCCAAAGAGCTTGTAGTTATACTGGAGTggacacataaatatatatccCCCCCCCAAGCTCCTCGATCTTTTGTAGCAGATGAGCTGTCAGAGCAGATGTTCGCACAGGGAACACTGATGAAGGCATCAACCAAAATGTAGCAGAGTTTGTGTCAAATAGATGTCAGGTTCCATTCCTGTCATGTAAGAGCCCGATATTAAAGCTACAGTCACCACATACTGCAGTCACCAAAGCATGACACAACGCTGGAACATTTGTGATAGGAGTCATATGCTTTCTGTTGAGAAATGCTGAAGCTAACATTCAGAGTTTGTCATAAATTTATGAATTCATGGACAAatcctgtccttttttttttgtgtaccaAATTTTGAGTCTTCTTATTAAGTTTGTCAACATTTTGAATACTTTGATACTTGTCATtaccaaatgttttaaaacaatacattttcatgatggATAGTATTGAAAACTACCAAagccttacatttttttaagattggCCGATTTTCAGCCTCAAATATCAGTTTAGTTTTTAGCTAGAATTAGGGATGGTCATGTAACCCGTTTGCAGTTTTGCAGATTTTTATTCTTAACCAGTTAATTAAAAGTTAATGTTTTATCATGAACATAAAAATTGAAGTTTcattaaagagtaactaaaccctgaaaccacttttttcaactataaacctctgtattttagtattaagtagtgttatgaatcaattcaagtccaaatctcgacatttgagtacaaagtattgaaattcaaaatattgtgttagaaatgtgcagaGTGTCTGCCCTTCCGTTTGAAAAAGTCTAACGGCTGTGTGGAGTGAATGCCTACGTCACTAAACCTGTAAAAGCCTCTTCACCCGACACCTAGCTAAACCTActgttactgtttttatttgtgtgtgtggggcaaacattgtatcatgttgcggcTGATAACAGCGTGAAGGAGTGAGTGGGTGTGTTTTGTCTATTATCCTTCTCAAAAGGAAGAAAATTGTAATTGGTCAAAATCGGAATCAGCAGGTCcgacttttacacacacacaaaaagacaaaaagaaattgCAATCGGTTCAATCTCCAGtcatattttttaaccaaaatcCACTTtgagtgaaagagaaagagagggcaCCGTCTTCATTCATACGTGCTAACGTATTTGAGCCATTAAAAATGATTCAACATTTACTGCCTAGACCTTAAATTTTGGTTGCCGTGGTATAAGTAATATGTAACATTATAAAATTAATATGTTTAAAAAGGCTGGCCCACTTTTTTGTCGAGTGTTATATTTGCAGTATCTcaaatgtttgttcttttaacAATGTTTAGACTAAGCAAATAAAGCCCCTGGGGAAACATAGAATAATGATTTAGTAAGAGAGGTTTACTTTAGCTCaagtttttgcagtttttgcattttttgcatttgcataaacattttaatccatAAACACAATGTTTGCCTAGAGCCTGAGAGATTTTCATCAACTGTTGATAATCAATGTTTATGTGGTCTTTTAATGgttatgatgcattcaggtacaATCACACATTATAGCTCAAGACTGCATTTGCCaacgtgaaaaaaaaatggaaaaatccAACCCAGTCTCACCGTAACTTTTAAAActgttgtcttgtgtttgtcCAAACAGGCGGTTGTGTCCTCATCCTCAGTAGAAATTTTGTACAGTATGCCTGCTTTGGACTATTTGGCATCATAGCACTACAGGtgagagctttaaaatgttagttcctttttttgtatataGACTATATGTTAATGATCTAAttggaaatgtctttttttcctgacaGACGGTTGCATACAGCATTTTATGGGACCTTAAATTTTTGATGAGGTGAGTGCCACTCTTAGACACAATAGCTAAGCAGACATACAAACATGTGGCATAAAATGTGTGATACCATTTGCAGAcgtttttcatttctgtgttttagcTAAAAATTGATGTTAACCCCTTATGTGTGCCAACCTTGACATGCTTAACGTGATAGTAAATAAAGGAGGTTCTGATTTGTGAAGCTGGAACCAACAATTTCTGTAATAATTACTTTGCACAAGTACCTGTGATTTATATAATTATTGTCGGGCCCATTGAGCCGTCTGAGAAATCTGTTGAATACACTGAGctacacgtttttttttttctgcgtcAGCACTCTGTGTAATTGAAATCTGTTGCTGTTGGTTAACGGTATTTTAAAGAAGAATTTAAGATAATGATCAGCGTATAACAACTtgacttataaaaacatccTCAGCAAACCCAGATGGAATCAGTATGCAGACTTCCTCTGCAGGTCTAACATATTCTTATTAAAAGTAACCATCCtctcttttcccccctccaGAAACCTCGCTCTTGGAGGTGGTCTGCTCCTGCTTTTGGCCGAGTCCCGTTCGGAAGGAAAGAGTATGTTTGCCGGAGTGCCCTCCATGGGGGAGAGTTCGCCGAAGCAGTACATGCAGCTGGGTGGTCGAGTACTGCTGGTGCTCATGTTCATGACTCTGCTGCACTTTGACTCCAACTTCTTCTCTGTGAGTACTGACAGCAACAGCCTCCATTATTCCCAGATGGACATTTAGTCATGAATTTCAGGCTACCAAATACTTGCAAACGGAGACAAACACCAGAGCAGATAGAGTCAGATATAAAGGAGTAGTCCATGTTTATTCACTTTCTTGTACAGAATTGTATTAGAAGTGTTACGCAACTCTTGCTTGTTTGTGACaaatgaaagaggaagaagccAGTTAGCTTGGCATGAACACTAGAATAATGGGGAAGAGTTGTAAGATTCtactttaatgtctttaaatatcaCTTAGTCAAGAGAcgtttatgttttgtttatgttgcAAGATAAcgattcagttttttttagttatttgaTTAACTGTTTTTAGCCTGCATAACCTGTTTTATGGAATCACAACTGGGCCCTTGGTCAGGGGGGTCCAGACCTGGTTAAAACATCTGCTAGAATAACTGATCAAAATTGggtctctaaaaaaaaagtacattgtTTGAGtcacatataaacacatatcctttttgttttcttcattttccttgTATAGTagttgaaaacatttgaactctCCCTCCATTCATAAATTGTTTGGTCTGTTACACCAAGTCAATCAACCCTCGTCCCAAACagtcaaaatgacaaaaaatcaGGTGTGTAAAAAAGATAGGATGAAAAGAgaacacctttttaaaaatatgtgaagCGCACAATGAAGTAGAAGTGACGGACGAGGATAATCGACTGCGAGGTAAGGCAGGGAAGCACTGGCGACCACAACCAAATTATGTTCTAATCTGTTGACGTGTATGGAACAATAGTCCTCTGTGACAGGAACAGCTCAGTCTGACAgtgaggagagacagggaggagagatTCAGCAGCAGTCTGTAGATGacaggagaagagagacagagaggaggcgAGACCCGGCTGCAGCCTCCAGCACTGGTCacatagggagagagagagaggagacagttAGAGCGATGCAGAAGGGGCTCGCTGCCCGACCTGTCAGAGCAGCTGGGATTTGAGGCTGAAATTAGTTTTAGAGACGGACCAACTCTGAGCGTAGCAAGCCTTTGGGCATAGCGTACGTCACACAACCAGGATCAGTTTTACATAGCAAGGGTGGTTTAttcaccca
Proteins encoded in this window:
- the surf4 gene encoding surfeit locus protein 4, encoding MGQEDLMNTAEDVADQFLRVTKQYLPHLARLCLISTFLEDGIRMWFQWNEQRDYIEATWSCGYFIATCFVLLNLIGQLGGCVLILSRNFVQYACFGLFGIIALQTVAYSILWDLKFLMRNLALGGGLLLLLAESRSEGKSMFAGVPSMGESSPKQYMQLGGRVLLVLMFMTLLHFDSNFFSILQNMVGTALIILVAIGFKTKLAALTLVVWLLAINVYFNAFWTIPAYKPMHDFLKYDFFQTTSVIGGLLLVVALGPGGVSMDEKKKEW